In Granulicella mallensis MP5ACTX8, the sequence GGTGCGATGGTCGCCGTGCGAGTTGTCGAGGTCCGGCGAACCGAGCCGCACCTGCACGTCGGCAATGCGCGCGTGCCGGGCGCTCGAGTTCGTAATCGCGCCGTACTGCGCGGTGATGTTGACGTTTTCAGCGTCGGCCACCGAGTAGCTGAGGAAGTACGGCCTGGGCTGCGGCGTCGCGTTGGCAGACACGGCAGCCGTGCCCAGTGAGGACATCGCGCGGTTCAGCTCAGCCGACATCGCCTGCATCAATATTGGATTGCTTGCAGCCGCTTCTGGATCGTTCGCAGCTGGATTACTCGCAGCAGCATTCACAGCAACCGCCGGATCGCCCGGTTTAGGGTCTGAGGCCCTTGCCTGCGTGAGAGTTCCGGCGGCCAGTACAAACGCGGCCAGCCCCAGGGACGAAATAGAACGATGACGGCGAAATAAAGATTTGGGATAAATCGGAGGTGTCAAAGAAAGCCCGCTTCTTGCACGAAGGATCGTAAGCAGAGTGTACCGAAGATGCCGATGTTCGCTCGCGGTATCTATACTCTTGGACGGACCACGAGCCGGAAGGCACGTTTGAAACCGTATCCTTTCTAACTCCTGGCACGTCCAAAAATGTGCAAACGATGAAAGCGAACAAGGGCTCAATGACCAGGATCATCGCTGCTCGCGAAAGACCGACCTGCTCAACTTGCGGCGTCTCGGACCATCGTGCAGACTCAAAACACTACGAAAGGATTTTGATGCACCTCCTCCGGCACGCTGTGTTTCTTTGCCTTCTCTTTTCCTTTGCAATCTCTGCACGAGCCAGCGAGACCCCAGCCGAGCATACGGCGAACGTCTACGCACAACAGGAGATGACCGCCGCCCCTCGGCACGGCAATCTTCCCGACTACTCGCTCTCTCCGGACAAACTGGCGAAGGCACAGCACCTCGCAAAGGTGAGAATTACACTGCACTTTCTGGATGCGGTGTGGAGCATCGTTCAACTGGCCCTGTTGCTATGGCTGGGCGTTGTGGCCTGGATGCGCAACCGCGCGCTGGGATCGAGCGGAGGTCTGCGCGAACAGGGCCGATGGGTCCTGGCCTTCTGGCAGGAGTGCCTCGTCTTCACCTTTCTGTTCAGTATCGCGAACACCCTGCTCGACCTGCCGTTGAGCCTCTACAGCCACCGGCTCTCCGTCCAGTACGGGCTTTCCATCCAGAGCTGGTCAAGCTGGTTCAGTGACCTGGCAAAGGGCTGGGGCGTTACGCTACTCGGCGAGTTCCTGCTCTGCGCGCTGCTGATGTGGATCATCCGCTCGCTGCCGCGCACCTGGTGGCTGGCGTTCTGGGCGGTGATGATGCCCCTGACGATCATCGCCATCTATGGAATGCCGCTGGTGATCGACCCTCTGTTCAATACCTTCGAGCCCCTGCAACAATCGCAACCGGCGCTGGTGGCCCAACTGGAGAAGGTCGTCGAGCGCGGACATATGAACATCCCGCCGGAACGCATGTTCCTGATGAAGGCCAGCGCCAAGACGACAACGATGAACGCCTACGTGACCGGCTTCGGCAACTCCAAGCGTGTCGTGGTCTGGGACACCTCGCTCGCCAAAGGCACGCCGGACGAGATCCTCTTCATCTTCGGGCATGAGTCCGGCCACTACGTGCTGGGACACATCCTGCGCGGCATCGTCATGACCTTCCTCGGGCTCTTCG encodes:
- a CDS encoding M48 family metallopeptidase; its protein translation is MHLLRHAVFLCLLFSFAISARASETPAEHTANVYAQQEMTAAPRHGNLPDYSLSPDKLAKAQHLAKVRITLHFLDAVWSIVQLALLLWLGVVAWMRNRALGSSGGLREQGRWVLAFWQECLVFTFLFSIANTLLDLPLSLYSHRLSVQYGLSIQSWSSWFSDLAKGWGVTLLGEFLLCALLMWIIRSLPRTWWLAFWAVMMPLTIIAIYGMPLVIDPLFNTFEPLQQSQPALVAQLEKVVERGHMNIPPERMFLMKASAKTTTMNAYVTGFGNSKRVVVWDTSLAKGTPDEILFIFGHESGHYVLGHILRGIVMTFLGLFAGLYLAFFLVRWAIAYFGRQWRIPSQADWGALVVLLLVFTIFNTLAEPVTESLTRMQEHAADVYGQEAIHGIVADPQTTAKNAFNVLGDSSLEDPNPNPFVEFWVYSHPAVGRRAAFGKAYDPWAPGVEPKYFKK